From Oreochromis niloticus isolate F11D_XX linkage group LG14, O_niloticus_UMD_NMBU, whole genome shotgun sequence, one genomic window encodes:
- the LOC106097071 gene encoding uncharacterized protein LOC106097071 isoform X1, whose translation MTTVTFVFLTLFIWVLSCDTWLNLDQYEHYEETKAFAALCKNVAIHDNDNTKLTQTCDRISEMSVGSNNIFTQEIKTDCTVYVDLALNCMASNGCVHLLQEYRYTVKEDKESKHVHKCRILQFLVYLLSKTNCVLHVTQQMSSKVYSTHYPKEVFLTPADGVRVTVYTGKIVQPTDSSKWVGKIFQAALLLFAMHMTRIDMSSSRVSLHHNCNFSPSVNMYQPSQWCIILACLTSVVGRTVHVLIIFKAAHPVMKLSFSTHYRLNALLVTVLLIWLTFSIFFLNNNMKHMSKDLLIEGTDGSALRSWGVLRQIELLATLCCVLVSLSSLRQSILTKVSFLSILFHVQLVTCHQNSRIPTKYLLIVKINRLI comes from the exons ATGACAACAGTCACATTTGTCTTCCTAACACTCTTCATTTGGGTTTTGTCATGTGACACATGGCTCAACCTGGACCAGTATGAGCATTATGAAGAAACAAAGGCCTTTGCTGCATTGTGTAAAAATGTTGCCATTCATGACAATGACAACACAAAACTAACACAGACATGTGACAG AATTTCTGAAATGAGTGTTGGCTCTAATAATATTTTCACACAAGAGATCAAAACAGACTGTACAGTTTATGTGGATCTGGCTTTGAACTGCATGGCCTCCAATGGATGTGTACACCTGCTTCAAGAATATAGGTACACTGTGAAAGAAGATAAGGAAAGCAAGCATGTACATAAATGTAGAATTCTGCAGTTCTTGGTATATTTGCTGTCCAAGACCAACTGTGTTCTACACGTGACACAG CAGATGTCATCCAAGGTCTATTCAACACACTACCCAAAAGAAGTGTTTCTAACACCAGCAg ATGGCGTCAGAGTTACTGTTTACACGGGCAAAATTGTGCAGCCAACAGATTCCAGTAAATGGGTGGGCAAAATTTTTCAGGCAGCTCTGTTGCTGTTTGCGATGCACATGACAAGAATAGACATGTCATCAAGCAGAGTCAGCCTGCATCATAACTGCAACTTTTCACCATCAGTCAACATGTACCAGCCATCTCAGTGGTGTATAATACTTGCATGCTTGACCAGTGTAGTGGGGAGAACTGTTCATGTATTAATTATCTTCAAGGCAGCTCATCCTGTCATGAAATTGTCTTTTTCAACACACTATCGATTAAATGCCCTACTTGTTACTGTGTTGCTCATCTGGCTGACATTTAgtatttttttcctcaataaTAACATGAAACATATGTCAAAAGACCTACTTATTGAGGGAACTGATGGATCAGCACTGAGATCCTGGGGTGTGTTAAGGCAGATAGAGCTATTAGCTACTTTGTGCTGTGTGTTAGTTTCCCTTTCAAGTTTGCGACAATCCATCCTAACAAAAGTCAGTTTCTTGAGTATCCTTTTTCATGTGCAATTGGTCACCTGCCACCAGAATTCTAGGATCCCAACAAAGTATCTCTTAATTGTCAAGATCAATAGGTTAATTTGA
- the LOC106097071 gene encoding uncharacterized protein LOC106097071 isoform X2, with protein MTTVTFVFLTLFIWVLSCDTWLNLDQYEHYEETKAFAALCKNVAIHDNDNTKLTQTCDRISEMSVGSNNIFTQEIKTDCTVYVDLALNCMASNGCVHLLQEYRYTVKEDKESKHVHKCRILQFLVYLLSKTNCVLHVTQMSSKVYSTHYPKEVFLTPADGVRVTVYTGKIVQPTDSSKWVGKIFQAALLLFAMHMTRIDMSSSRVSLHHNCNFSPSVNMYQPSQWCIILACLTSVVGRTVHVLIIFKAAHPVMKLSFSTHYRLNALLVTVLLIWLTFSIFFLNNNMKHMSKDLLIEGTDGSALRSWGVLRQIELLATLCCVLVSLSSLRQSILTKVSFLSILFHVQLVTCHQNSRIPTKYLLIVKINRLI; from the exons ATGACAACAGTCACATTTGTCTTCCTAACACTCTTCATTTGGGTTTTGTCATGTGACACATGGCTCAACCTGGACCAGTATGAGCATTATGAAGAAACAAAGGCCTTTGCTGCATTGTGTAAAAATGTTGCCATTCATGACAATGACAACACAAAACTAACACAGACATGTGACAG AATTTCTGAAATGAGTGTTGGCTCTAATAATATTTTCACACAAGAGATCAAAACAGACTGTACAGTTTATGTGGATCTGGCTTTGAACTGCATGGCCTCCAATGGATGTGTACACCTGCTTCAAGAATATAGGTACACTGTGAAAGAAGATAAGGAAAGCAAGCATGTACATAAATGTAGAATTCTGCAGTTCTTGGTATATTTGCTGTCCAAGACCAACTGTGTTCTACACGTGACACAG ATGTCATCCAAGGTCTATTCAACACACTACCCAAAAGAAGTGTTTCTAACACCAGCAg ATGGCGTCAGAGTTACTGTTTACACGGGCAAAATTGTGCAGCCAACAGATTCCAGTAAATGGGTGGGCAAAATTTTTCAGGCAGCTCTGTTGCTGTTTGCGATGCACATGACAAGAATAGACATGTCATCAAGCAGAGTCAGCCTGCATCATAACTGCAACTTTTCACCATCAGTCAACATGTACCAGCCATCTCAGTGGTGTATAATACTTGCATGCTTGACCAGTGTAGTGGGGAGAACTGTTCATGTATTAATTATCTTCAAGGCAGCTCATCCTGTCATGAAATTGTCTTTTTCAACACACTATCGATTAAATGCCCTACTTGTTACTGTGTTGCTCATCTGGCTGACATTTAgtatttttttcctcaataaTAACATGAAACATATGTCAAAAGACCTACTTATTGAGGGAACTGATGGATCAGCACTGAGATCCTGGGGTGTGTTAAGGCAGATAGAGCTATTAGCTACTTTGTGCTGTGTGTTAGTTTCCCTTTCAAGTTTGCGACAATCCATCCTAACAAAAGTCAGTTTCTTGAGTATCCTTTTTCATGTGCAATTGGTCACCTGCCACCAGAATTCTAGGATCCCAACAAAGTATCTCTTAATTGTCAAGATCAATAGGTTAATTTGA
- the LOC100712162 gene encoding extracellular calcium-sensing receptor-like gives MIFTVEEINRDAILLPGVSLGYRVYNGCGSENLIRAAVEAISGENSKSCSDQVQALVGHSSSGVSHLSTCACLSDRRLYPTFFRTVPSDRYQISGLAQLMKYFDWRWVGVIYSVGMYSEEGTADFVKEAKKEGICIEYSLPYSQTSKKLFSVILDTLLESSSNVVLLFMSLSYAKSFLSEIETYKITGKQWIGTESWIMQPDLASADRKHILHGAMGFALPQASIPGLGEFLFGLKPSDDPQSAIIKAFWEEFFDCSYSPSNTSTICTGAEDLRTVSNDYTDVAYFREENNVYKAVYSVAYALHALLQCQNGSNPTTGKPCVNKNEVQPKLVLEHIKYVNFTTKNGVRVLFDEYGQSVALYDLVNWQMKEDGSAEVSIIGQYDASFPKEERFRLKEDVIIVWGGNSSEVPRSVCREPCPPGTRKAINKNKPVCCFDCFKCPEGTISNQTNSPDCLLCPPEFWPNENRDKCLPKPTEYLSYKEIMGALLTAFSCIGVFLVLMISVIFLTHKETPIVRANNSELSFLLLFSLKLCFLCSLTFIGRPSEWSCMLRHTAFGITFVLCISCVLGKTLVVLMAFRATLPSSNVMKWFGPVQQRLTVLIFTLIQVMICILWLTITPPFPNMNLNYYKEKIILECALGSAVGFWAVLGYIGLLAILCFILAFLARKLPDSFNEAKLITFSMLIFCAVWITFIPAYVSSPGKFTVAVEIFAILASSFGLLVCIFVPKCYIIIFRPEQNSKKHLMGKIPPRTI, from the exons ATGATTTTTACTGTGGAGGAGATCAATAGAGATGCTATACTGCTTCCTGGAGTGAGTCTGGGTTATAGGGTGTATAATGGCTGCGGGAGTGAAAACCTAATACGGGCAGCTGTAGAGGCTATAAGTGGAGAGAATTCAAAAAGCTGCAGTGATCAGGTCCAGGCTCTAGTTGGCCATTCTTCATCAGGA gtgAGTCACCTTTCAACCTGTGCTTGCTTAAGTGACAGAAGACTTTACCCCACCTTCTTCAGAACGGTGCCAAGTGACCGCTACCAAATCAGTGGTCTAGCACAACTTATGAAATATTTTGACTGGCGCTGGGTGGGAGTTATTTATTCAGTAGGCATGTACTCAGAGGAGGGTACAGCTGACTTTGTTaaggaagcaaagaaagaagGCATATGTATTGAATACAGTCTGCCCTActcacaaacaagcaaaaaacttTTCAGTGTTATTCTAGACACACTACTGGAGTCCTCATCAAATGTGGTCCTCTTGTTTATGTCCTTGTCTTATGCCAAATCATTCCTGTCAGAAATTGAAACTTATAAAATAACTGGAAAGCAGTGGATTGGCACAGAGTCATGGATAATGCAACCAGACCTGGCTTCTGCTGACAGAAAGCACATTTTACATGGGGCAATGGGCTTTGCGCTCCCTCAGGCATCCATACCAGGTCTTGGAGAATTCTTATTTGGTTTGAAGCCTTCTGATGATCCACAGAGTGCAATAATTAAAGCTTTCTGGGAGGAATTCTTTGACTGCAGCTACTCTCCGTCAAACACTTCTACTATATGTACTGGTGCAGAGGACCTGCGGACAGTCTCAAATGATTACACAGATGTGGCATATTTCAGGGAAGAGAATAATGTATATAAAGCTGTGTATTCAGTAGCATATGCCCTACACGCTCTACTGCAATGTCAGAATGGCTCAAATCCTACAACAGGGAAGCCTTGTGTGAACAAAAATGAGGTTCAACCTAAGTTG GTGCTTGAACACATTAAGTATGTGAACTTCACAACTAAGAATGGGGTCAGGGTTTTATTTGATGAATATGGGCAATCAGTTGCCCTCTATGACTTAGTAAACTGGCAGATGAAAGAGGATGGCTCTGCTGAAGTTAGTATTATTGGTCAATACGATGCCTCTTTTCCAAAGGAGGAAAGATTCAGACTAAAAGAAGATGTCATCATAGTTTGGGGAGGAAACAGTAGTGAG GTTCCCAGGTCTGTCTGCAGAGAACCATGTCCGCCAGGGACTCGAAAGGCCATAAACAAGAATAAGCCTGTATGCTGCTTTGACTGCTTTAAATGCCCCGAGGGAACAATTAGTAATCAGACAA ATTCTCCTGACTGTTTGCTCTGTCCACCTGAATTTTGGCCAAATGAAAACAGAGACAAGTGTCTTCCAAAACCTACTGAATACCTTTCCTACAAAGAGATCATGGGGGCACTTTTAACTGCATTTAGTTGTATTGGTGTGTTTTTAGTGCTAATGATATCAGTAATATTTTTGACTCATAAAGAGACTCCTATTGTAAGAGCAAACAACTCTGAGCTGAGCTTCCTGCTGTTATTCTCACTGAAACTGTGTTTCCTGTGTTCTCTGACGTTCATCGGGCGTCCCTCCGAGTGGTCCTGCATGCTGCGACACACAGCATTTGGCATTACCTTCGTTCTCTGTATCTCTTGCGTTCTGGGGAAAACATTAGTGGTTTTAATGGCCTTCAGAGCTACACTTCCAAGCAGTAATGTCATGAAGTGGTTTGGGCCTGTACAACAGAGGCTCACTGTTCTGATATTTACTCTGATTCAGGTTATGATATGTATACTTTGGCTAACAATAACCCCCCCATTCCCAAACATGAACCTTAACTACTATAAAGAAAAGATCATCTTAGAGTGTGCTCTGGGTTCAGCTGTTGGATTCTGGGCTGTGCTGGGTTATATTGGACTTCTTGCTATCTTGTGTTTTATACTTGCTTTTCTTGCTAGAAAACTGCCAGATAGCTTTAATGAAGCTAAACTGATCACTTTCAGCATGCTGATATTCTGTGCAGTATGGATCACATTTATCCCTGCATATGTCAGCTCTCCAGGGAAATTCACTGTAGCTGTGGAAATATTTGCCATTCTGGCATCAAGTTTTGGTTTGTTGGTGTGCATTTTTGTTCCAAAATGTTATATAATCATATTTAGGCCAGAACAAAATTCTAAAAAGCATTTGATGGGAAAAATACCACCAAGAACtatttaa